The Streptomyces sp. NBC_01689 genome includes a window with the following:
- a CDS encoding metallophosphoesterase, with protein sequence MTQGAGQGPEVLRTETLRDFRVPAYVHETGPYVPSTSPDEPLGAAEGEPFGAAEGEPFGEGFPEEPDGYTPTQRDLPVINRGDTVQVAVAPEAGPAPQPAEGPGPLYVVGDVHGYLDQLIAALQEQGLLDAAGTWSAGTARLWFLGDFTDRGPDGIGVIDLVMRLSAEAAAVGGYCKALMGNHELLLLGAKRFGDTPVNSGAGTATFQAAWLLNGGQKTDMDRLQDHHLQWMARLDAMEEVDGHLLVHSDTTAYLDYGDSIEAVNDTIRETLTRNDADECWDLFRKLTRRFAFRDDGGAEAVLSLLDTYGGTRIVHGHSPIPYLLGEVGSEEGEDSPSPVVEEPHLYADGLAIAMDGGVTMAGKLLVRQLPLAG encoded by the coding sequence ATGACTCAGGGGGCCGGTCAGGGACCCGAGGTGCTGCGGACGGAGACGTTGCGCGACTTTCGGGTGCCCGCGTACGTCCACGAGACCGGTCCGTACGTGCCGAGCACGTCTCCGGACGAGCCTCTCGGTGCGGCCGAGGGTGAGCCTTTCGGTGCCGCCGAGGGTGAGCCTTTCGGCGAAGGGTTCCCCGAGGAGCCCGACGGCTACACGCCGACCCAGCGCGACCTGCCCGTCATCAACCGGGGTGACACCGTCCAGGTCGCCGTCGCCCCCGAGGCCGGTCCGGCCCCGCAGCCGGCCGAGGGCCCGGGTCCGCTGTACGTCGTCGGCGACGTGCACGGCTATCTCGACCAGTTGATCGCCGCGCTCCAGGAGCAGGGCCTCCTCGACGCGGCGGGCACCTGGTCCGCCGGGACCGCGCGCCTCTGGTTCCTCGGCGACTTCACCGACCGCGGCCCGGACGGCATCGGTGTGATCGACCTCGTGATGCGCCTGTCCGCCGAGGCGGCCGCCGTCGGCGGCTACTGCAAGGCCCTGATGGGCAACCACGAGCTGCTGCTGCTCGGCGCCAAGCGGTTCGGCGACACGCCGGTGAACTCCGGCGCGGGCACGGCCACCTTCCAGGCCGCCTGGCTGCTCAACGGCGGCCAGAAGACCGACATGGACCGTCTCCAGGACCACCATCTGCAGTGGATGGCCCGCCTCGACGCGATGGAGGAGGTCGACGGCCACCTCCTGGTGCACTCCGACACCACCGCCTACCTCGACTACGGCGACTCCATCGAAGCGGTCAACGACACCATCCGCGAAACCCTCACCCGCAACGACGCCGACGAGTGCTGGGACCTCTTCCGCAAGCTCACCCGGCGCTTCGCCTTCCGCGACGACGGGGGTGCCGAGGCCGTGCTCTCCCTGCTGGACACCTACGGCGGCACCCGTATCGTCCACGGCCACAGTCCCATTCCGTATCTGCTGGGCGAGGTCGGCTCCGAGGAGGGCGAGGACAGCCCGAGCCCCGTGGTGGAGGAACCCCATCTTTACGCCGACGGACTGGCCATCGCGATGGACGGTGGCGTGACCATGGCCGGAAAGCTGCTGGTCCGGCAGCTGCCCCTGGCCGGCTGA
- a CDS encoding LacI family DNA-binding transcriptional regulator has protein sequence MTAAGKHQVSRAETTRRGGRPGRAGIRDVAAAAGVSITTVSDALNGKGRLPDATRRHVREVADRLGYRPSAAARTLRTGKSGLIGLTVTTYGDEPFTFTEFAYFAEMARAATSAALARGYALVILPATSRHDVWSNVALDGTVVIDPSDQDPVVSELVRQGLPVVSDGRPAGTLPVTAWVDNDHEAAVLGILDHLADAGARRIGLLTGTSTDTYTHLSTTAYLRWCERVGQDPVYEAYPAHDPCAGAVAADRLLARPDRPDAVYGLFDPNGTDLLAAARRYGLRVPDDLLLVCCSESTVYASTEPPITTLSLKPRRIGTAVVQLLIDAIEGVDSDQPVEQVIPTELIVRTSSERRSPRTTVSPPRSPEQG, from the coding sequence ATGACAGCAGCAGGGAAGCACCAGGTGAGCCGGGCGGAGACCACCCGCCGAGGCGGTCGACCGGGCCGGGCGGGTATCAGAGACGTGGCCGCGGCCGCGGGGGTCTCCATCACGACCGTGTCCGACGCCCTCAACGGCAAGGGCCGGCTCCCGGACGCCACCCGACGCCACGTCCGTGAAGTCGCCGACCGACTGGGATATCGCCCGTCGGCCGCGGCCCGAACCCTCCGTACCGGAAAGTCGGGGCTGATCGGCCTGACCGTGACGACCTACGGGGATGAACCTTTCACCTTCACGGAGTTCGCGTACTTCGCGGAGATGGCGAGAGCCGCCACCTCGGCCGCGCTCGCCCGGGGCTACGCCTTGGTCATCCTCCCGGCGACCTCGCGCCACGACGTGTGGTCGAACGTCGCCCTGGACGGAACCGTGGTCATCGACCCCTCCGACCAGGACCCCGTCGTCAGTGAGCTCGTCCGCCAGGGCCTACCGGTCGTCTCCGACGGCCGCCCGGCGGGCACGCTCCCGGTCACCGCCTGGGTGGACAACGACCACGAGGCAGCGGTCCTCGGCATCCTCGACCACCTCGCGGACGCCGGCGCCCGCCGGATCGGCCTCCTGACCGGCACCTCCACGGACACCTACACCCATCTCTCCACCACCGCCTATCTGCGCTGGTGCGAGCGGGTCGGACAGGACCCGGTGTACGAGGCCTACCCGGCCCACGATCCCTGTGCGGGCGCCGTCGCCGCGGACCGCTTACTGGCCCGCCCCGACCGCCCCGACGCCGTCTACGGCCTCTTCGACCCGAACGGCACCGATCTGCTGGCCGCGGCCCGGCGCTACGGCCTGCGGGTACCGGACGACCTGCTGCTGGTCTGCTGCAGCGAGTCCACCGTCTACGCAAGCACCGAACCGCCGATCACCACGCTCTCGCTGAAACCGCGCCGGATCGGCACCGCCGTGGTCCAGCTCCTCATCGACGCCATCGAAGGGGTCGACTCCGACCAGCCCGTCGAACAGGTGATACCGACGGAGCTGATCGTGCGGACCTCCTCCGAGCGCCGGTCGCCCCGCACGACGGTCAGCCCGCCCCGGTCGCCCGAACAGGGATGA